Proteins encoded in a region of the Zea mays cultivar B73 chromosome 4, Zm-B73-REFERENCE-NAM-5.0, whole genome shotgun sequence genome:
- the LOC103653930 gene encoding uncharacterized protein isoform X1, translating to MDGLPRELCLKIFHLLDHQSLASSPQVCRKWRALTSDDELWRKLFNDRWGADAAAFYAPEGSKSWKDVFAVQDRCDRYGLGVRIIREGKDYYLIYQGEIQRYLGSRQDTDGDCGEDAPRRDAGDEHRQISDRILFFLGDLEKACADAKRVKA from the exons ATGGATGGGTTGCCCAGAGAGCTGTGCCTCAAGATCTTCCACCTCCTGGATCACCAGTCCCTCGCCTCTTCTCCCCAAG TTTGCAGGAAATGGAGGGCGTTGACCTCGGATGATGAACTGTGGCGCAAGCTGTTCAACGACAGGTGGGGAGCGGACGCTGCAGCGTTCTACGCGCCGGAGGGCTCCAAGTCTTGGAAGGACGTCTTCGCCGTGCAGGACCGGTGCGACCGATACGGACT GGGTGTCAGGATCATCAGGGAAGGGAAGGACTACTACCTGATCTACCAGGGCGAGATCCAGAGGTACTTGGGCTCCCGCCAGGACACGGATGGCGACTGCGGCGAGGACGCGCCACGGCGGGACGCTGGAGACGAGCATCGGCAGATATCCGACCGGATCCTGTTCTTCCTCGGGGATCTGGAGAAAGCCTGCGCCGACGCCAAACGTGTTAAGGCCTGA
- the LOC103653930 gene encoding uncharacterized protein isoform X2 — MMNCGASCSTTGGERTLQRSTRRRAPSLGRTSSPCRTGATDTDCKPPLAHLLQLHCFRLPSAAGVTAVDQQGVRIIREGKDYYLIYQGEIQRYLGSRQDTDGDCGEDAPRRDAGDEHRQISDRILFFLGDLEKACADAKRVKA, encoded by the exons ATGATGAACTGTGGCGCAAGCTGTTCAACGACAGGTGGGGAGCGGACGCTGCAGCGTTCTACGCGCCGGAGGGCTCCAAGTCTTGGAAGGACGTCTTCGCCGTGCAGGACCGGTGCGACCGATACGGACTGTAAGCCGCCACTCGCCCATCTGCTCCAGCTCCACTGCTTCCGATTGCCATCAGCAGCTGGTGTTACTGCTGTCGACCAACA GGGTGTCAGGATCATCAGGGAAGGGAAGGACTACTACCTGATCTACCAGGGCGAGATCCAGAGGTACTTGGGCTCCCGCCAGGACACGGATGGCGACTGCGGCGAGGACGCGCCACGGCGGGACGCTGGAGACGAGCATCGGCAGATATCCGACCGGATCCTGTTCTTCCTCGGGGATCTGGAGAAAGCCTGCGCCGACGCCAAACGTGTTAAGGCCTGA
- the LOC103653931 gene encoding uncharacterized protein At4g15970 isoform X2 — translation MAKPSRQNLTHASVTSLRRFGGQSSLPPSGASPALRLAAAALLLAAAVALPCAVLYRATVETMEPIHVPRVHRPLLPAPPLPPVQVPEDDSDFDPFPTGDLDSEDLKLELVLQEASMDNKTIILTTLNAAWASPGSVIDLFIDSFRRGVGTSSLLRHLVIVAFDFKAYEHCVKIHPYCYALPTKDVDFSEEKRFQTTGYLEMMWKRLDFLRLVLEKGC, via the exons ATGGCGAAGCCCTCGCGCCAGAACCTGACCCATGCCTCCGTCACATCCCTGCGCCGCTTCGGCGGACAGTCGTCGCTGCCGCCTTCGGGCGCGTCGCCGGCGTTACGGctcgcggcggcggcgctcctcCTCGCGGCCGCAGTGGCGCTGCCCTGCGCCGTGCTATACCGCGCCACCGTGGAGACTATGGAGCCCATCCACGTCCCGCGTGTGCACAGGCCCTTATTGCCTGCGCCGCCGCTTCCTCCGGTTCAGGTCCCCGAGGATGACAGCGACTTCGATCCCTTCCCCACAGGCGATCTG GACAGCGAAGATCTCAAACTAGAACTGGTTCTGCAGGAGGCTTCCATGGACAATAAGACCATAATATTGACGACCCTCAACGCTGCATGGGCTTCACCGGGCTCAGTTATAGATCTTTTCATTGATAGTTTTCGGCGTGGTGTTGGTACTAGTTCACTCTTGAGGCATCTTGTGATAGTAGCATTTGATTTTAAGGCATATGAACACTGTGTCAAGATCCATCCCTACTGTTATGCTCTTCCAACCAAGGATGTTGATTTTTCTGAAGAGAAGAGGTTTCAGACAACTGGGTATCTGGAAATGATGTGGAAAAGGCTTGATTTCTTGCGGCTAGTGCTTGAAAAAG GATGCTGA
- the LOC103653931 gene encoding uncharacterized protein At4g15970 isoform X1, with protein MAKPSRQNLTHASVTSLRRFGGQSSLPPSGASPALRLAAAALLLAAAVALPCAVLYRATVETMEPIHVPRVHRPLLPAPPLPPVQVPEDDSDFDPFPTGDLDSEDLKLELVLQEASMDNKTIILTTLNAAWASPGSVIDLFIDSFRRGVGTSSLLRHLVIVAFDFKAYEHCVKIHPYCYALPTKDVDFSEEKRFQTTGYLEMMWKRLDFLRLVLEKGYSFVFSDADIVWFRNPFPHFYTDGDFQIACDHYVGNATDLRNIANGGFNYVKSNDQSIEFYKFWYSSRFRYPGYHDQDVFNFIKHDRYTTDIGLTIKFLSTTYFGGICEPSRDLNKVCTMHANCCIGLQSKIHDLRIMMEDWSNYMSMPPSLKQFRALSWRVPQNCSLSLLSL; from the exons ATGGCGAAGCCCTCGCGCCAGAACCTGACCCATGCCTCCGTCACATCCCTGCGCCGCTTCGGCGGACAGTCGTCGCTGCCGCCTTCGGGCGCGTCGCCGGCGTTACGGctcgcggcggcggcgctcctcCTCGCGGCCGCAGTGGCGCTGCCCTGCGCCGTGCTATACCGCGCCACCGTGGAGACTATGGAGCCCATCCACGTCCCGCGTGTGCACAGGCCCTTATTGCCTGCGCCGCCGCTTCCTCCGGTTCAGGTCCCCGAGGATGACAGCGACTTCGATCCCTTCCCCACAGGCGATCTG GACAGCGAAGATCTCAAACTAGAACTGGTTCTGCAGGAGGCTTCCATGGACAATAAGACCATAATATTGACGACCCTCAACGCTGCATGGGCTTCACCGGGCTCAGTTATAGATCTTTTCATTGATAGTTTTCGGCGTGGTGTTGGTACTAGTTCACTCTTGAGGCATCTTGTGATAGTAGCATTTGATTTTAAGGCATATGAACACTGTGTCAAGATCCATCCCTACTGTTATGCTCTTCCAACCAAGGATGTTGATTTTTCTGAAGAGAAGAGGTTTCAGACAACTGGGTATCTGGAAATGATGTGGAAAAGGCTTGATTTCTTGCGGCTAGTGCTTGAAAAAGGTTACAGCTTTGTTTTCTCG GATGCTGATATCGTGTGGTTCCGCAATCCATTTCCCCACTTCTATACTGATGGAGACTTTCAGATTGCATGTGATCACTACGTAGGGAATGCAACTGACTTGAGGAACATAGCCAATGGAGGGTTCAACTATGTGAAGTCAAACGACCAAAGCATAGAGTTCTACAAGTTTTGGTATTCTTCCCGATTTAGATATCCTGGGTACCATGATCAGGATGTATTTAATTTTATAAAGCATGATCGTTACACTACGGACATTGGTCTGACAATTAAGTTCTTAAGTACTACCTACTTCGGCGGCATATGTGAGCCAAGCAGAGATTTAAACAAAGTTTGCACCATGCATGCAAACTGTTGTATTGGACTGCAGAGCAAAATTCATGACCTAAGAATCATGATGGAAGACTGGAGTAACTATATGTCGATGCCACCGAGCTTAAAACAATTCAGGGCACTGTCGTGGAGAGTACCACAAAATTGCAG TCTTTCGTTACTAAGCCTGTGA